CCAACCCCCTCCATCTCCAAATCAACAACCAGCTGCTAAAACACAATTGCAACCTGAAGAACCGCCATCTCCCACTTCCAGTACTACTTCAAGTAAGGACCAAAGGGAGATAGCCGAAGCATTAGCTCCTTCAACAAAGCCTAAAGCCGCCCCCCAAGCAGCAGTTTCGAATACTCAAAAAGCGACAGCAGCTGCATCTGAATCCGCTAGCCAATCTGTCCCAGCTGAGGAGGTTGAACCAATGCAGACTGAAGCAGTGGCATCCTCTTCATCGACTGAAGATACAAACCCTCCCCCAAAAGAGACAGTCATGGAGGAAAGCATTCGGGTTACACGTGCAAGGTTGAGGAAAGCTCGTTCTGCAGGCCGCTGAAGCAGCtcctttttcaaatttttagcTTGGGAAGCCAGCTTATAAACAGTAGGTGGGACCAAGGGATGGTTCTTGAATGGTTGTAGTAGACTGATGTAAATTTGTGGCCCTCTAGTTTCTATTCCAATTGTTTCATTTGTTCTTTCAAAACGCGGTTCAGCAGATAAAGGGTTCTGATTTAACAATTCTCAGAAATAACGTGATGAAGTCGCATCTGATATCGGAGTTGAAGTTTGAGTAGAAAGGTGAATCCGGTTGGTGTTGATTGATGTATGTAAACTTGGGTTGTAAGCGTAGTTTAAGATACACCTAACTGAAAGTGACGTACTCTTATTGTTGGCTGTGTCTTCTCAGGTCTGATTTTCCAGGTAGATTTCAGCCATTGTCATTCTAAATTCTGATATATATAACGAACATCTAACCAAGGGCAAGAGGTGGTATTTTATTTAACTTTTGACGTGGTATGTGGTTGACAATGTTGAAAGCCCATACATTTGCTGGTTATATGCCCATCAAGATTGAGATGGGCCAGACTATTGGGCTTCCTTTAACCCATCtaaattccaaaaaatacaatttcatagcCGAGGATGGAGCCACGTAGAGGAAAACATTGAGCTTGTGTTGTGAACTTGTGATAGACAAAGCTCTCCACTCGGCTGTCTGGTGGTTGATATGAGAGCCAACTGTGAACCCCACATATCCAAATCCACCAGCGCTTGGTCCTTGGTTTCGTTTCTACCATCATACCATTGCGTTGTGTTTCTCTTTCTGTCTTGTTcagttttgagtttcaagtAAAATGCTGCCATATTTCTCGTGGACTTCCAAgtcttcctaatttttttttgtagtttgTATACCAGAAAATTGACCTGGAAATGTCACTAGCGCCCTCAATTCCCCGCCTTCACTCTCCCTTCCTCTGCTGCCCCCTCAAGCTCTCCACGTCTCCTTCTTCTTTATGTATATCCCACAAATTTGCAGGAAATCAACGGTCGCCCAGGTCCTATCCATGCATTAGAGCTCTGGATCTTGATCAAAACACGGTTCTTTCCTCCACTCTTTTCCTTTCGAAATCATGTTTCTACTACTTTCCCAATTTTGAACacatttcttttaaattcGGGAAGAGTTTTCTATGGAATTTGAAATTAGCATGAATCTCAGGTTGTGGCAATCTCAGTTGGGTTGGTGAGTGTTGCAGTTGGGATTGGCATTCCGGTTTTCTATGAAACCCAAATTGACAGTGCTGTGAGTAATTGCAATTTCCCCTCTACTCTATGtatcaaattataattaattaatgaagtTTGTAGTAAAATGGTGTGTTAATAAAACTTAATAGATACTAGTAGCAGCTTCTGATTAAGGTTAATGTTAATTGCAGGCAAAGCGAGACAACACTCAGCCATGCTTCCCTTGCAGTGGAACTGGCGCACGTAAGTAATAAAGAAACTGTTTTTTTCtatctttaatttttgtttaaatatatAGAGTTATATATGTGCAAGTAGTAAACCATTTTACCTTCCTTGTAGTAGCTGTGTTTTTAATTCATCGAATGTTGTGAAAATAGAAATGAATGGTGAGTTTGTTTGTAAACAAGTTGTAGTTTTGGTCCTCTCTGTCTCAGAAAAATGCAGGTTTTGTACGGGAACTGGCACAGTCGTAGTGGAGCTTGGTGGGGATGAGAAAGAAGTGTCTAACTGCATTAATTGTGACGGGGTGGGTTCGTTTACTTGCACCACATGCCAAGGTTCTGGGATTCAACCTCGCTACCTTGATCGCAggtattaatattattattattattatgggATCATTTCAAgtgcaatttttgttttaaggtTTTGTTGTGCATATGATTCTTAAAAAATGGCAACTAACTTATGTTTTGTGTTCTGTTTTGAACAGAGAATTCAAAGACGATGACTGAAGTCtgcgaagaagaagaactgGGATATTGGATTCTCTTCCAAGTTGAGGGATGCTTAACTTAAAAGaggaattatatatattgagaAGAAATCTCGAGtgtttttggttcttttctCTACTCACCTTTTCTACATTGATGTGTCCAATTGCTTTCATACCTTCATCTGATCCACGCATGATTGATGctcttcctttttgttttttttctgaatAAGATGAAACAAGAATTAGTTTTGTTATGCTCTGCTTAATTTACACCaattagttttgttttatgtCCATATTCCTCTAGATTGTGGTGGTAAACTaaccaatttcaaataatatttgaacgaaatcaaataataataacctaaGCATAATCTTGATAATATTAAAGTAACGTGAGTTTTTACTTTTAGGGTTTAAAGTAGTAAGGGTATAGGTAGTAAGGGAAAAAATGAATGGGAATTGGatcaaaggagagagaaattttttaaaagaagctaaaatggacaaaattgcctttatttatttttgaattttctaaagaatcctttacatttgcatgtctttggtttgaaagttaagaggtttttctgtctttttttaaaaatattttggctttttccaaaagtgaaagtttttttgtggttaaaacctaaatttactttggAGGGAACTATCCTTTCCTAGTTAATCTGATTTCTAGTTTTTAGAGGATGTGATTACGGATTTTGAAGTGGGGCctacacatttttttttcattcatgatTGTAATTAAACGCGAGAGAAGTCAAGAATGGAAATCATTCCCTTTCTTCCTATACCCGATACGTAAACATGTCCTTAGTTTTCTCCCCCATTCTCGCTTTTATATGCATAATATTCAAATTGGGGACTCCCATCCTTGTCTTTATTGGGGATCAGGTTCCTCATTCCATctccttgcaaaaaataatttttgaatgagaaaaaaaaaggttagaGCATATTTAGggtaaattttgttttagacttatatatatattaattgaatatataatataatatgtgCAATATAAAATTTTGGAGGAGCTGTAGTAGACTATAGAAGTCACTTaacgatatatttatatttaaaaaataataatatatattctaaCATGGTGTGTTTGAGTTGGAGATTAAAATACCATCCCAGCCTTGCCTCTAACATCATACGAGGAAAAATTTTCCCAAACCCATCTCCATCCATAGCCGATTTCCCATTAAGATTGAAATCTCACGAAGACGGGAAAATTGCCATCCCACTTTGACTTGCTATTTAACTAAAAGAAATACAACAAtaataaacaagaaaataggTTGGGCTTAAGCCAACTCGTCCAcgtttaaataaattttgttggCGAGGCCCGAACTTGGACAGCCCAGCCCATGCGTATTGTGTTGGACAGCTAACTCGTCTTCCTCTGGCCGCCTCTGAGTACTAGTGAGGGTTTGAAACGTTGGTGTGGGTGGTGGTACCTGGCTTTCCAACTAGGGTTTTTGCAAGGCGAGGGTTTGGGAAGAGAGGGATGTTGTACATCGTAGGATTGGGATTGGGGGACGAGAAAGACATCACTTTGAGAGGCTTAGAAGCAGTGAAGAAATGTGACCAGATTTTCATAGAAGCCTACACATCCCTCCTCTCTTTTGGTCTCTCTTCCGACGGCCTTTCCACTTTGGTA
The window above is part of the Prunus dulcis chromosome 1, ALMONDv2, whole genome shotgun sequence genome. Proteins encoded here:
- the LOC117632217 gene encoding protein SPA, chloroplastic: MSLAPSIPRLHSPFLCCPLKLSTSPSSLCISHKFAGNQRSPRSYPCIRALDLDQNTVVAISVGLVSVAVGIGIPVFYETQIDSAAKRDNTQPCFPCSGTGAQKCRFCTGTGTVVVELGGDEKEVSNCINCDGVGSFTCTTCQGSGIQPRYLDRREFKDDD